The DNA window tgtgttttcattttctgtcatttcccAGATGACTTTGTGGTGCAAAAGCCAGAGCTCAGCACCCCCTCCATTTGCCACGCCCCTGGAGGAGAGTACTTTGTGGAAGGAGAAACGTGGAACATCGACTCCTGTACGCAGTGCACCTGCCATAGCGGGCGGGTGCTGTGCGAGACAGAGGTGTGCCCGCCACTGCTCTGCCAGAATCCCTCGCGCACCCAGGACTCCTGCTGCCCGCAGTGCACAGGTGACCGCGCTGCGCACTGCGCGCCCCGGGCGAGGGAGGCTGCCGCGCAGGCGCTGTGGCCCTACGGGA is part of the Ailuropoda melanoleuca isolate Jingjing unplaced genomic scaffold, ASM200744v2 unplaced-scaffold7925, whole genome shotgun sequence genome and encodes:
- the LOC117800789 gene encoding cysteine-rich motor neuron 1 protein-like — translated: MDGHHHKNEESWHDGCRECYCHNGREMCALITCPVPACGNPTIHPGQCCPSCSDDFVVQKPELSTPSICHAPGGEYFVEGETWNIDSCTQCTCHSGRVLCETEVCPPLLCQNPSRTQDSCCPQCTGDRAAHCAPRAREAAAQALWPYGKL